A window of the Gemmatirosa kalamazoonensis genome harbors these coding sequences:
- a CDS encoding PTS sugar transporter subunit IIA — MELREFFSEDAVKLNLEGDTKDDVLKELIALLKLDDKSEGMLFKMLKRRENLGSTGIGRGIAIPHCRSLVVNKLRVAFGRKPNGVDFKAIDEKPVNFFFLIVAPPLEVSNQYLPVLGKIAQFSKEPDVPTRLLSISEPREFMDLLREKGV, encoded by the coding sequence ATGGAACTGCGCGAGTTCTTCTCCGAAGACGCGGTCAAGCTGAATCTGGAGGGCGACACGAAGGACGACGTGCTGAAGGAGCTCATCGCGCTCCTGAAGCTCGACGACAAGTCCGAGGGGATGCTCTTCAAGATGCTGAAGCGGCGGGAGAACCTCGGGTCCACGGGCATCGGACGGGGCATCGCCATCCCACACTGCCGCTCGCTCGTCGTCAACAAGCTGCGCGTCGCGTTCGGGCGGAAGCCGAACGGGGTGGACTTCAAGGCCATCGACGAGAAGCCGGTCAACTTCTTCTTCCTCATCGTCGCGCCGCCCCTCGAGGTCTCGAACCAGTACCTGCCGGTGCTCGGCAAGATCGCGCAGTTCAGCAAGGAGCCCGACGTTCCGACGCGGCTGCTGTCCATCAGCGAGCCGCGCGAGTTCATGGACCTGCTGCGCGAGAAAGGGGTCTGA